GCTGGTGCTGGCGTTCGCCACCGCCACCCTGGGCGGCATCGTGCGCGACGTGCTGATCGGCGCGGTGCCGGCGGCGCTGGCCAACTGGAACTACCTGGCGCTCGCCTGCGTCGCCGGCCTGGTGACCTTCTACCGCCATGGGCTGGTCGAACGCCTGCGCAACCCGGTGCAGCTGTTCGACGCGGCGGGACTGGCGCTGTTCGCGGTCGTCGGCGCGAGCAAGGCGCTGGCCTTCGGGCTGTCGCCGTTCGCGGCGGTGCTGCTGGGGATGCTCAGCGGCATCGGCGGCGGCATGGCGCGCGACGTGCTGGTGGCGCGGGTGCCGGTGGTGCTGCAGGCCGACCTGTACGCGGTCGCCGCGCTGGCGGCCGCCGCGGTGGTGGTGGTCGGTGACCGGCTCGACCTGTCGGAAGAGTGGACCCTGCCGGCTGGCATCCTGCTGTGCTTCGGCCTGCGCTACATGGCCATCCGGCACGGCTGGCGGCTGCCGGAAGCACGCCCGCACGACGTGGGCTGACGCCGTCGCAGTGACAGCTCGGCGCTAGACGCCGCTGGCGTGCCGCCACAGCGCGCGGGCCAGTGGCGGGATGCGCCCGGCCAGGCCCAGCGCGTGCCCGCGCAGCAGCGTCGGCAACAGGGCGTCGTTCGAGTACGCGCGGTTGATGCCGTCGAAACTCCAGGCCGCCAGCGTGTCCTCGCTGCGGCGCTGCCGCGCCCAGCGCTGCAGGCGGTGCGGCGACGCCCAGTCGACGCCACGCGCACGCGCGCCTGCCACCGCGTCCGCCAGCGCGGCCACGTCGCGCAGGCCGAGGTTCACGCCCTGCCCGGCCAGCGGATGCACGACATGCGCGGCATCGCCCACCAGCAGGATGCGCCCGGTGAGCAGGCTGTCCGCCAGTTGTCGCCGCAGCGGAAACGCCACGCGCCGTGTCAGCGGCCGCACCGCGCCCAGGCGCGCATCGAACGCGCGGGTGAGCGCATCGCCGAACGACGCGTCGTCGAGGGCCAGCATCTGCTCCGCCCCGTCATCCGGCAGGCTCCACACGATCGAACTGCTGCCATCGCCGCAGGGCAGGAACGCCAGCGGCCCGCCTGGGAGGAAGCGCTGCCATGCGGTGTCCTCGTGCGGATGTTCGGTGGCGACGTAGGCCACCACGCCGCGCTGGCGGTAGTCGTGGCGGGTGATGCCGATGCCGGCGAGCCGACGCAATGCCGAGGCCGCGCCATCGGCCGCGATCGCGATGCGTGCGGACACCCGGCCGCCATCGGCCAGACGCAGCTGCACCGATTCGTCGTCGTGGTCGAAGGCCTCGAGTTCCGCGGGACAGCGCACGTGGACGCCGGCGGCCGGTAGCGCCGCCCACAGCCGGTCGATCAGCAGGCCGTTCTCGATGATCCAGCCCAGCGACTCGCGCCCGTAGCGGTCGGCGTCGAAACGGAGCTCGTCGCCCGCGGCCGCGTCCCAGACCCGCATGCGGCGATAGGGGTGCGCGCGCGCGCCGCGAATCGCCTCCCACACGCCCAGCCGCTCGAACAGCGCGGCGTTGTCGGCCGCGAACGCGAACACGCGCAGGTCCGGCTGGTCGCGCTGCCACGCGGCCGGCGCACGCGCTTCCAGCAGCACCGTGTCGAGCCCGGCGCGGGCCAGCGCCAGTGCGCAGGCGGCGCCGACCACGCCACCGCCGACCACCGCCACGTCGTGGCGCTGCCGGCGGCTCATGGCAGGCTCCGCCGGCACAGCGCCGGGACGTCGCCGCGGTAGCCCATCGCGCCTCCGGCCAGCCGG
This portion of the Luteimonas yindakuii genome encodes:
- a CDS encoding trimeric intracellular cation channel family protein, with product MERFLLILDFIGTFAFAISGATIGVRHRLDLFGVLVLAFATATLGGIVRDVLIGAVPAALANWNYLALACVAGLVTFYRHGLVERLRNPVQLFDAAGLALFAVVGASKALAFGLSPFAAVLLGMLSGIGGGMARDVLVARVPVVLQADLYAVAALAAAAVVVVGDRLDLSEEWTLPAGILLCFGLRYMAIRHGWRLPEARPHDVG
- a CDS encoding UbiH/UbiF family hydroxylase, which encodes MSRRQRHDVAVVGGGVVGAACALALARAGLDTVLLEARAPAAWQRDQPDLRVFAFAADNAALFERLGVWEAIRGARAHPYRRMRVWDAAAGDELRFDADRYGRESLGWIIENGLLIDRLWAALPAAGVHVRCPAELEAFDHDDESVQLRLADGGRVSARIAIAADGAASALRRLAGIGITRHDYRQRGVVAYVATEHPHEDTAWQRFLPGGPLAFLPCGDGSSSIVWSLPDDGAEQMLALDDASFGDALTRAFDARLGAVRPLTRRVAFPLRRQLADSLLTGRILLVGDAAHVVHPLAGQGVNLGLRDVAALADAVAGARARGVDWASPHRLQRWARQRRSEDTLAAWSFDGINRAYSNDALLPTLLRGHALGLAGRIPPLARALWRHASGV